One window from the genome of Pseudonocardia hierapolitana encodes:
- a CDS encoding CaiB/BaiF CoA transferase family protein → MSDTARGPLSGTLVVDLSRALAGPHATMMLGDLGARVVKVEAPGAGDDTRGWGPPFVGDADRLESTYFLSANRNKESIALNLKAPDDRAVLIELVQRADVLVENFRTGVLDRLGLGFDVLHEANPRLVILSITGFGHDGPEGGRAGYDQIAQGEAGLMSLTGPGPDDPQKVGTPIADLLAGMYGAYGAIAALFERGRTGAGTVVRTSLLAATVGVHGFQSTRWTVAGEVGRGQGNHHASIAPYGLFRCADGSVQIAVGSEGLWQRFCAAFDIDPEMSGFATNPERVAHREKLVGLIEDVFGRWPAADLLVRLAEAGVPAGKVRTLDEVYAWEQTRSQGLLIEVDHDTLGRVQLAGPPLRFFDRDGREVTRTEHTAPPTLDGAGASVRAWLAGGERR, encoded by the coding sequence ATGTCCGACACCGCGCGCGGCCCGCTCTCCGGCACGCTGGTGGTCGATCTGTCCCGGGCGCTCGCCGGCCCGCACGCCACGATGATGCTCGGCGACCTCGGTGCGCGGGTCGTCAAGGTCGAGGCGCCGGGCGCGGGGGACGACACCCGCGGCTGGGGCCCGCCCTTCGTGGGTGACGCGGACCGGCTCGAGTCGACGTACTTCCTGTCCGCCAACCGCAACAAGGAGTCCATCGCGCTGAACCTCAAGGCGCCCGACGACCGGGCTGTCCTCATCGAGCTGGTCCAGCGCGCGGACGTCCTCGTCGAGAACTTCCGCACCGGCGTGCTGGACCGGCTCGGGCTCGGGTTCGACGTGTTGCACGAGGCCAACCCCCGGCTGGTCATCCTCTCGATCACGGGGTTCGGCCACGACGGTCCCGAGGGCGGCCGGGCGGGGTACGACCAGATCGCGCAGGGCGAGGCGGGCCTGATGTCGCTGACCGGGCCGGGCCCGGACGACCCGCAGAAGGTCGGGACGCCCATCGCCGACCTGCTGGCCGGCATGTACGGCGCCTACGGGGCCATCGCCGCGCTGTTCGAACGCGGCCGTACCGGCGCAGGCACGGTGGTGCGCACCTCACTGCTCGCCGCCACGGTCGGTGTGCACGGCTTCCAGTCCACGAGGTGGACCGTGGCCGGCGAGGTCGGGCGTGGGCAGGGCAACCACCACGCGTCCATCGCGCCGTACGGGCTCTTCCGCTGCGCCGACGGCTCGGTCCAGATCGCCGTCGGGAGCGAAGGCCTCTGGCAGCGGTTCTGCGCGGCCTTCGACATCGACCCCGAGATGTCCGGTTTCGCCACGAACCCGGAGCGGGTCGCCCACCGCGAGAAGCTCGTCGGACTCATCGAGGACGTTTTCGGACGGTGGCCGGCCGCCGACCTGCTCGTGCGGCTCGCCGAGGCGGGGGTGCCCGCGGGCAAGGTGCGGACCCTCGACGAGGTGTACGCGTGGGAGCAGACCCGCAGCCAGGGACTGCTCATCGAGGTCGACCACGACACACTGGGTCGCGTGCAGCTCGCGGGCCCGCCGCTGCGGTTCTTCGACCGGGACGGCCGTGAAGTCACGAGGACGGAGCACACAGCACCGCCGACGCTCGACGGTGCGGGGGCCTCGGTGCGCGCCTGGCTCGCGGGAGGGGAGCGCCGATGA